The DNA segment GCTTACTATATACTTTTTACTCATTGGACAGCTCGGTGGTAGTTGGTTAAGACTTTTACCTTAAATACTACCCAATTTATACCCATCGATTTGCCCTTGACAGGCTACTACCCCGTGTTTAGTGGCTGACTAATAGTTGACTCTCTACCCAGTATCCTCTTTTTGATGGGAATGGAAGTTTTACAAAACCGGGATGCTCCTTGTGTGCGAGGCATACTCCAAGAATTAGTAGCGAATTGGTCAGCAGTTGAAGACAGAGGTTATTGTGGATCGGGATGCTTTCGCTCGCGGAGCGTTTAAGGCTTAGGGTGGGGAATTTTAGCGCCTGAACAAGACTTTTGAGGGGTGCTTAGAAGAGATTCTGCTGAAAATTAACATTAGTCTTTAGGAAAGTGCAAGCTAAAATCTGTGGTTTTCTTACAGATACAATTTAGACCTCGGATTTAAGAGTCTTTTATTATTATGACAGAGCAAATAAGGGAAACATTTATTTACAACGGAGAATTTTACTATTTAGCTGGTTTAGAATGTTCCTTAAAATATCCTGTTGAAGGGATTAATTCTATAGCAGAAGAACCTGTAGATTTTGATAAAATAGAAAATGAAATATTTGATTTTTTAAATGAAAAGTTAGTCTTATTAGACCTAAGAAGAGAAGGATTAATTACCCTGCAAAACTATGGGATGGAACCGTATGTATTTTCTACGGCTTGCAAGAGAGGGTTTTATTCAACCTATGAAATTCTTGATGAAGTATTGTTTTTGAAAGAAATGACCGTCGGTCATGTTAGTGGTGGTCATAAACCTATACAAGGAGTTATGCCAATCTACAATAACTATGGTGGTTTTTGTTATCAGAATCTTAAAGTTTTTACCCGTTTTACTGGGAGAATCACCTTAGGTAAAGACTTGATTGATGGAATATTTTTAAAATTTTTTTTGAAGATGACATTTTACAAAGGTCAATTAGTTGCGATTCAAGACCTTTCATTAGACATTTCCATTAGTGTTGCTGTTATCTTTGGCGGGTTAGAAGCTGTTAAGAGACGCTTGGCTAGTGCAGTGTCAGCGCAAAGAATCCTTGCATTAAGCGGTGCCCTCTATTATGGCGAATCAGGCTTAGATTTGGTGATTCCTGCTTTGCTGGATGAATCGGCACAGGTAATGTGGGCTGCGTACTCGCTACTGCGGACAAGGACAGAAACGAAAGTCAAAATTGCCTTGCAAGAATTCAATCCTTATCAATTTTTTGAATGTTTTTGTACCTTTGAGGGGCATTCTGACTATATTAGTTCGGTAGCGATCGCGCCGGATGGTAAAACCATTGCTAGCGGCAGTGGCGATATGAATATCAAAGTGTGGGATATTCTGACGGGCAAGTGCAGGGGCACCTTCGAGGGGCATTTAGCCTGTGTTGATTCCGTAGCAATCGCGCCAGATGGTAAGACTTTTGTCAGTGCTAGTAGGGACAACAACTTCTGTGGTAGAGGGGGCTTAAAGAGTATCAACGTATGGGATATTCTGACGGGCAAGTGTCAGCGCAGCCTACAGATACTAGGAATATTCCCAGATGGTAAAACTTTGATTCATGGTCGTCAGTACAAAACCATCAAAGCGTTGGATATAGAGACGAGGGAGTGCCTCCGCATGGTAAATAGGTTTTTATGGGATGTTTATTTCGTAGCAATAGCCCCGAACGATCAAACGATTGTTAGTAGCAATGATGACAACACCCTCGAAGTGTGGGATATCGAAGCGGGTAAGTGGAAGGGTTCGCTACAGGGGCATTCACGCCGAGTTTATTCCGTAGCAATCGCCCTAGATGGAAGGACGATTGTTAGTGGCAGTAAGGACAATACTATTAAAGTGTGGGATCTTGAGACGTGCGAGTGCAAGGGCACGCTAGAGGGGCATTCAGACTATGTTCTTTGCGTAGCAATAGCGACGGATGGTAAAACTATTGTCAGTGGCAGTAAGGACAACACTATTAAAGTGTGGGATCTTGAGACGTGCGAGTGCAGAGGTACGCTAGAGGGGCATTCAAACGCAGTGAGTTCCGTAGCAATAACCCCAGATGGAAAGACGATTGTTAGTGGCAGTTACGACAACACCATCAAAGTGTGGGGAATTCGATAAGGAAGTTTCAAGTATTCCCTGGCGAGGATGATTTTTGCAATTCAGGGATGCCCTCGTCGGGATTTGCCGACGCACCTTGGAGGCGGGAGCGATCGCTAACCCAAACTAGAAATAACGAATTCCACCTCTTATAGTTGCTCATTAAGGGGCAACTAATACGGTGACTCCTGTAGCAATCACAGGTAAAGAAATCGGAACTGGAGGCACCGTGGGAGTTGCTCCCACTGCCATTGTGCCCATATGCGCCACTGGACGCCCGCAAGCCAGAACGGTGACAGAACAAGGCATCGCGAGAGCGCCAGCAATTGACGGACCCGTGACAGCATCTCCCAGACAAGCGATAGGTCGCCCCATAACTAAAACGGTTGGTGCCCCCGGTCCGATAATGGGACTACCACTAGCGACATCGCCCAATACGGCTACTGGTAACATAGAACCTTCCTTAATCGTTAATCGAGAATGGCTAATTGTGTACCACGTTCCTATGGTTAGGCATTAGCCATTGGTCGCGATCGCAATTTCTTCTCCCCCCAATTGTTAACAATTCAGCCGAATCAGCGGTGCGGTCATACTGGCTGTGGCAGCTGCCATAATCGCCACCGCAGCACCTGCTTGCAGATTCAAAGCTGCGGCAGACTGTACGCTCACAGCAGCACCCGCCTGCGCCGACAAAGTACCGCCAGATTGCAGCGACAATGCCGCACCAGATTTCATAGTGGCAGCACCCCCAGACTTCAAATCTAAAACTCCGCCTGCTTGAGCGCTTAACTTGGCTGCGGTTTGAAGTTCTATGCCAGCAGGTGCGAGTTTTATACTCGTAGGCCCAGATTGCAGCAGAATTTCCATTGGTGCTGAAATACTTACTTTCTGCACTGCCTGCATCGTGATGCTATTAGTCATGTCATTCATCAGCAACTTCTGACCGCCAGTTGTTGTGATATCCAGCTTCTTATTGAGATCGTCGATGAGGATCTTATGACCGCCTTTGGTTTTAATTTCGATCTTCTTATTTTGATCGTCTAGGCGCACATAATGACCGTCAGTCGTTTTAATTTCCACAAACTTTTCGCTGTCATTCATGTGACATTTATGAGCGCCTATTGTCTCAATGTAGACGCCAGCTTTGCTAGTATCTTTATCCTCTTCCACAAACTGTAATTTATGCCCGGTACGGGTTTTAAATGTCCGCAGGCGGACTTTGCCTTCACCTGAAATTGTATTATTGACATCTTCCGGTGGTGCATCTGTACCGTTCCAGACTCCACCAATCACGTAGGGGCGATGAATATCGCCGTGTTCAAAGGCAACTAAGACCTCGTCATTGACCTCCGGCAAACAATCAAACCCGCGATCTACACCAGCTCCAGCTCCCACCACCCTTGCCCAGTTACTTTCGTGTTCCTCTGTTAAGGTGGGAAATTTCACTCTCACGCGACCCCATTTTTTGGGATCTTTGTTATTCGTGACAATCCCTACTAACAACGTTTGTCCTGCTTGGAGATGGGTTCGAGGAGACAGGGTTGCCAGAAGATCGTCCCCCCGCAATCCCCGAACGCTAAATTCGGTGGTGTAGAAACGTTCCTGATAAACGTGACGAGTTGTCGTGACGTAATAGTTGCCGCTGTATTTGCCCATACTTGCCAAGTCCACGACCCGTCCCGGTCGAATTCGCGGATCGCCCTCAGCTTTGGCATCAGCGTAGACAAATTCCCCCGATAACTCGTTATACAAAGCTTGGGCGATCGCGTCTGATTCTTTCTGAGAAGAGACTGGCTGATCGACAACAATCATCTTGGGGGTACTGCTAAAGCTAGTGCTAGTTGCTTTGCCCTTGCCTTGTTTGGTATCAGTAATGACTTGTGTTGTTTGACTGCTTTTAGTAGATGCAATCACCTGTTTACTTTTATAATCCCAAGCTCTTACCTCAACAGAATCTACCTGTTCGGCACTTGTTACCCGAACTTGGAAACTATGTATTTCTTGTAACCACTTGAGAGCCAAAGAAGCACCCGCCACCGGCTTGCGGAAGTGCAGTTTCCCATCTTGCACAAACAACTCAAAACCGTTCCGGGCTGCCCTTTCTCGCAAGAATTCCATGTTGGTTTGATTTTCTTGGAAAATATAGCCAACGGGATCGCCAAAGCCATAAGGCCCGCCACTTTCGTCAATGGTGCCCGCTGTAATCCCCAATTCACCGATAATTTGCCGAACAATATCGGTGTCGGTCATGTTTTGGAAAGAGCGGTTGTAGCGTCCCCGATGTAGGCGATGAGAAACGTCATACCCGCGAATCACGACCGGAGCTTGAGAGCCACTGGTAAAGTGGGTTTCAATTGCTGTAATCTCGCCATTCAGAATGTTGCCCTGCTGTGTATCGTCAAAATCAGCATCTTCTGTAGTGCTAGATTTAAAGCCAATCTGGACGGGTTTACCAATTGTTAATAGGTTTTCATAGCGCCAAAGTTCATCTCCTTCGCGCCCCGGAAAGTAGTCGTTCCGGATCACTAAGGTAAACATGGCTGGAAGATGGAGGCTTTCTTCTACGGAGATTTGAAGAATATCTTCCATCAAACTCGCAGGAGCATCATCTCCATCAATTTTTATTTGAGGATAGGATATGTACTTAACTGTATTCTGTGGCATTTGTAAGCAACACGTAAATGATTTTAGATTCTAAACTTTAGATTTTAGATTAATTAGATTTTAGATTAAAAGCTGACTGGCATTTTTTTAATGTTTGGTATTTAAACCATAGAGGCATTCTGCAATCTAAAATCTAAATTCAAAGTTTAGATTGCAAGTTTCAGCTAGTTTAGAAGAAACTTTACGCCCTCGCCCATTCTCCAAAGGTCGAACTACAATTTTTTTCTAACCGTTCTGCTTCCGCGCCATCCAACAAATGATTACCACTTATGTAGCTCTTCGAGTCCTGCTGTTTCGGCTTTCCCCAGCACGATTCACACTAGAAGGAGGTTCTGGAGAGCCTGGGGGGATGAGTATATCTACTTCGTGGAGGGTCAGGCTAGCTGAAGCACGCACTGGAGTGCCATCAGGTAGAAACATAGTGAGTTCGTAGCTGAGTGATTGCACAAAGCAACGGAGGTATTCTTGGGCACCCCAGGTAAATACATAGACGGGTGGGACATCTTGACCATCGGGAAACTCAACAGCTTTTTTCAATTTGTTGATGTACCAAAGCACACTTGTACCTTCTTCATAGGTATCAAACAAAATCTCTGAGATAGTGAGTTTGTAAGGATCTATACTTTGGAAGCTAACTTTCGGCAGTCCTCTAGCAGTACGTGCGCCTTGAGGGGCATTGATTTGAACGCTCCGGCTGAAGGAAAGCTTGGTGGGGTTGAACATGAACTCAATGGTGTCCACACCCTGCGCTGGAACCTTTGGAATAAGTTTTGCTTTGACCAGACGAGTGGTTGACATATTATTCTCCTTAATAATGGCAGTGACTTTACCAGGGCAGACGGCCTGAATAGTTATTTCCTCGACGTTCTCGTTCTATTTCCAACCGTTGCTGTATAAAACTATAAACCTCACGAGCTAGAAGCTCTAAATTGTCGGCAGCTTCTTCACTAGAGGCATCATCAATGATAGATACGCTTTGATCGATTGCTCCTACTTGGCTATCAGCGTCCCCCATTAACTGTATAAGCGCTTCCATTCCAGAGGTTGATGTGCGACGCGAGGGCATAGAATATGTCTGAATAACATTGCCCAAACTATTGTTTTGTGGGGAATTCATCAAGGGCTGGGAAATATTTGATTGGGAGCTGTTAGAGTCGGATGGTTTGGAAATTGTCGGCTTTTGCAGTGCATCCCACGTTCTCTGTTCTGAGAGAGGTTGTACAACGATTGATTCGCTTGCTTCAGGTGTATTCTCCTCTAGTAATTCAGAAATACTTGACCAAGATGTTGGTATCTCTCTGGTGTTTGTAGAACTGTTTGCGGAAGGTAGAGTGTCAGGAGAAGAGGAAAGGGAAGAAGGTGCCATTTGCACTTGTTCTACGCTGCTTGAAAATGCTGGGGCATCTTGATTTTCCTTCCATGACTCTTCTGGCATTCTCTGGATAGGAATAGACTGCTCCGAAGCAGTCGAGAAGTTTGAGGTACTCGGTGCAAGAAAGGATTCTTCAGCCTTCTTGCTTCCTATGTCTGCAAATGGGGAAGTAAGAAGATTGGATTGTTGAGCTAGAGGGCTGAGAATGGATAGATTTGTCAACACTTGAGGCAATTGAGGCAGTTGTTCACTCTCCTCAATCGACTCTGTTTTCATCAGAGGTTGTATAACGGTGGGTTCTGTAATTTGTGTGCTTTGGGGCACCTCTACAGGGGGATTGGCAAAACCAGCGATCGCTGGTTTTGCCAACTCAGTCAAATCTTCACTGATCGGTGCGGTTTCTCGTTTCGGTTGAAGGACTGTAGCATCTGGCGTTGTTGTACTTTCACGTATCTGTATGGAATCGGTAAAAGCGATCACTGGTTTTGCCTCAACCGGAAAATCTTCACTTGTCGGTGCGGTTGCTAATTTCGGTTGAAGGACTGTAGCATCTGGCGTTGTTGTACTTCCAGCTACTTGTATGGAATCGATGGAAGCGATCGCTGGTTTTGCCTCAACCGGAAAATCTTCACTTGTCGGTGCGGTTGCTAATTTCGGTTGAAGGACTGTAGCATCTGGCGTTGTTGTACTTCCAGCTACTTGTATGGAATCGATGGAAGCGATCGCTGGTTTTGCCTCAACCGGAAAATCTTCACTTGTCGGTGCGGTTTCTAATTTCGGTTGAATGACTATAGCGTCTGGCGTTGTTGTGATTTCAGGTACTTCTATGGAATCGGCGGAAGCGATCGCTGGTTTTGCCTCAACCGGAAAATCTTCACTTGTCGGTGCGGTTGCTAATTTCGGTTGAATGACTGTAGCATCTGGCGTTGTTGTACTTCCAGCTACTTGTATGGAATCGATGGAAGCGATCGCTGGTTTTGCCTCAACCGGAAAATCTTCACTTGTCGGTTCGGTTGCTAATTTCGGTTGAATGACTGTAGCATCTGGCGTTGTTGTACTTTCAGGTACTTGTATGGAATCGGTGGAAGCGATCGCTGGTTTTGCCTCAACCGGAAAATCTTCACTTGTCGGTGCGGTTGCTAATTTCGGTTGAATGACTGTAGCATCTGGCGTTGTTGTGCTTTCAGGTACTTCTATGGAATCGGCGGAAGCGATCGCTTCTGGTGCTAACCCAGTCAAATTTGCATTTGCTGGTTCAGTTTCTAATTTCGGATGAATGACTGTAGCGCCTATAATCGGCGTACTTTCAGGCATCGGTAGAGGAGAGTTGGTCGATTCGGTAGGTGCAATCGCCAAGTTGAAGCCTTCAGGCACTTTTGCAGATGATTCTGTTGGTAGTGGTAATTCAGCGATGGGTGCCAAGAATTCCGGCAACACTTCTCCCTTTGTTTGTGGAGATAATTCTCCCATCGGTTGTATTAACGTGGATTCTGTAGGCGTCGTTTCTTCTTGTACAGATTTTGGGGCGATCGCAGAGGTGGAAATCGGGAGAGACGAGCTTACCTGTGATGGAAATTCAGCCTTTAACTGCACCGTAGGCTCAAATTGTTCCAGGACTTCTGGCACTGGTGTTGTTGTTGAGTCAGACGGCTGTGAATCCAAGCTGGCTTGTACAAGGGTGGATATGTCAGGTGTAGTTTCAGGTAGCGCAGTAGCTGGTGTGGGAATCGAGGGTGCGGGGGCGAAGTTGTCAGTCACTTCTAAAGAGAAATTTTCCTCCATCTTTTGCAGCAGTGGGAGTTCACCTGGTTCTGTGGCTATTGAAAGCGCAGGTGCCTTTTGAACTATGGATTCTACCTCTGTTACAGGGGTTGTGCTGTCCGAACGGTCAACTGTTATATTCTCAGAAGCGATCGCTGGCATTTCAACTGATTCTGCCTCTGTCACCGCAGAAAATGACATTGGTGACTCAATCAATTCCGTAACATTCGATAACGTAGTTTCTGTGTGGTTTGCTGCTTGTGTTTCCGACAGAGGTTGTACAACAACTCGATCTGTAGTGACTTCTGGCACAGCCTTGGAAGTGGTCAAATTAGGGATTGCGGCTAAGTTTTCGTTTACTGCTGAAGTAAGTTTTAACTCAGTCTCTGGTG comes from the Coleofasciculus sp. FACHB-1120 genome and includes:
- a CDS encoding VgrG-related protein, which produces MPQNTVKYISYPQIKIDGDDAPASLMEDILQISVEESLHLPAMFTLVIRNDYFPGREGDELWRYENLLTIGKPVQIGFKSSTTEDADFDDTQQGNILNGEITAIETHFTSGSQAPVVIRGYDVSHRLHRGRYNRSFQNMTDTDIVRQIIGELGITAGTIDESGGPYGFGDPVGYIFQENQTNMEFLRERAARNGFELFVQDGKLHFRKPVAGASLALKWLQEIHSFQVRVTSAEQVDSVEVRAWDYKSKQVIASTKSSQTTQVITDTKQGKGKATSTSFSSTPKMIVVDQPVSSQKESDAIAQALYNELSGEFVYADAKAEGDPRIRPGRVVDLASMGKYSGNYYVTTTRHVYQERFYTTEFSVRGLRGDDLLATLSPRTHLQAGQTLLVGIVTNNKDPKKWGRVRVKFPTLTEEHESNWARVVGAGAGVDRGFDCLPEVNDEVLVAFEHGDIHRPYVIGGVWNGTDAPPEDVNNTISGEGKVRLRTFKTRTGHKLQFVEEDKDTSKAGVYIETIGAHKCHMNDSEKFVEIKTTDGHYVRLDDQNKKIEIKTKGGHKILIDDLNKKLDITTTGGQKLLMNDMTNSITMQAVQKVSISAPMEILLQSGPTSIKLAPAGIELQTAAKLSAQAGGVLDLKSGGAATMKSGAALSLQSGGTLSAQAGAAVSVQSAAALNLQAGAAVAIMAAATASMTAPLIRLNC
- a CDS encoding PAAR domain-containing protein, with the translated sequence MLPVAVLGDVASGSPIIGPGAPTVLVMGRPIACLGDAVTGPSIAGALAMPCSVTVLACGRPVAHMGTMAVGATPTVPPVPISLPVIATGVTVLVAP
- a CDS encoding WD40 repeat domain-containing protein; protein product: MTEQIRETFIYNGEFYYLAGLECSLKYPVEGINSIAEEPVDFDKIENEIFDFLNEKLVLLDLRREGLITLQNYGMEPYVFSTACKRGFYSTYEILDEVLFLKEMTVGHVSGGHKPIQGVMPIYNNYGGFCYQNLKVFTRFTGRITLGKDLIDGIFLKFFLKMTFYKGQLVAIQDLSLDISISVAVIFGGLEAVKRRLASAVSAQRILALSGALYYGESGLDLVIPALLDESAQVMWAAYSLLRTRTETKVKIALQEFNPYQFFECFCTFEGHSDYISSVAIAPDGKTIASGSGDMNIKVWDILTGKCRGTFEGHLACVDSVAIAPDGKTFVSASRDNNFCGRGGLKSINVWDILTGKCQRSLQILGIFPDGKTLIHGRQYKTIKALDIETRECLRMVNRFLWDVYFVAIAPNDQTIVSSNDDNTLEVWDIEAGKWKGSLQGHSRRVYSVAIALDGRTIVSGSKDNTIKVWDLETCECKGTLEGHSDYVLCVAIATDGKTIVSGSKDNTIKVWDLETCECRGTLEGHSNAVSSVAITPDGKTIVSGSYDNTIKVWGIR